Part of the Tidjanibacter massiliensis genome is shown below.
TCGAATCCATCGCCCGCAGCTTCGGCTATATCTACGGCCGGGAAAAGAACATCCGTATCAACACGGTCTCGCAGTCACCCACTCCCACGACCGCCGGCAGCGGAGTGATGGGTCTCGAAAACCTGATGGATTTCGCCGAACGCATGTCGCCGCTGGGCAACGCCACCGCGGCGGAGTGCGCCGACTACATCATTACGCTCTTCTCCGACCTCACGCGGAAAGTCACCATGCAGAACCTCTACCACGACGGAGGATACTCCAGCATGGGCATGAGCATGCAGGCGATGCACATCTACAACGAGGGTCTCGAATACCGCGACGTCAAGAACGACAAGTCGCGCCGCCGCAACAAATAGAAGACGCCCGCCACAAACGCATGGGGGAGAGGTTTCGGCCTCCCCCTTGATGTCATACGACTATACCGGCCTCTCTTCCCCGCCTTATGGCGACAGAAACCCGGCAGCAAGCAAACAACAAGCCGCGCAGGCTGTCGTAAGACAACCTGCGCGGCTCCGTCGGGATGACTGGACTCGAACCAGCGACCTTTGGTCCCCCAGACCAACATTCTAACCGGACTGAACTACATCCCGCCTTCAATCGAGGTGCAAATATATCCTATTTTTTATAAAAAAGCAAAAAATAAAAAAGTTCCTGCCGCAAAAGAATCCGTTTTTGGATTGGTTTTTGTTCGTACATCCCTGTCGCACGGAAGGTTGCAGGACACCCATCATGCGGCACCGCAATATTTTACGCAAGGTCTCACACGCAAAATTTCCGCTTATGGCAGAACTCGACGACACCATCCGCAAGAACAACCTGTTTTTCCGGCAGCTCCTCTTCCTGTCGGTACTGATACTGATGGGAGTAGTCATGCTCAGGGAGCTCTCCTTCATAATAGGTTCCTTCCTCGGGGCCATTACGCTCTACATCGTGTTCCGTCCTCTGCAATACCGGCTCATCGACCGGTACCGATGGCGTCCATGGCTCGCCTCGCTGCTGCTCGTGTTTCTCGCACTGCTCGTACTCGCGGGACTGCTTTTCGGCGTATTCCGGGTCGTATCCGCCGAAATCATCAACATCGACTTCAAAAGCCTGCTCTCCGGGCTCGACAACGTGGTGGAGAAGATAAACCGGGAACTGCCGTTCAACCTCATCCCGGCCTCCTACCTATCCGACTCGTCGGCCTACCTGACGAAAGCGGCGGGTTCCATCATCAACACCACGTACAGCTTCGTCATCAACATCCTGTTCACCATCATCATCCTCTATTTCATGCTGGCCAACGCCCGGACGCTGGAGCGCCGCCTCGGCCGCTACAATCCGTTCAAGGGCGACAGCCGTGCAGTGGTGACGAAAGAGGTATCCGATATCATCTACAGCAACGCAGTCGGCATCCCCATCATCATGCTCGGCCAGGGATTGACCGCCGCCCTGATTTACTGGCTCTTCGGAATCCAGCATATCGCCTTTTGGGCCTTCCTTACCGCCATCGCCGGATTGATACCGGTCGTCGGCTCCATCATCGTCAGCGTGCCGCTGGGTATCTCCATCATCATGCAGGGACATCTGTGGCAAGGTATTCTACTGATGCTCTGCGGCATGCTGGTCATCGCCAACGTAGATAACCTCATCAGGATATTCCTCAATAAGAAGATGACCGACACGCATCCGCTGATAGTCATATTCGGCGTCTTCATGGGGATTCCCCTGTTCGGTTTCTGGGGTATCATATTCGGCCCGCTCCTCATATCCATCTTCCTGCTGCTCATAAAGATATACTATCACGAATTCAAACTGATGACACCGCAGGAGATAAAGGAGGAACGGATGGACGAGCTTTCGGCCAAAAGCGGCCAGGGACGCAAGGGGCTGCGATTCGGCAAACGGAGAAAGTGATGCCCGCCGTCGGTCTGCGAAGACGGCTCACTTTATCTGCCGATAGGATACAAGCCAATAATCATCGTCGTATCCTGTCCGGCAGACCGTCATCGTCGAAGTGGAGTACGTCAGGTTGTTGATATAGTTCTTATCCCCCTGTTCGCTGCCATTAAGCAACAGGTACCTCTCATTCAGAAAGTCGTCGAGCTGTGCCGTCTTATCCTTGCCGACGGTAATGTTGGCAGCGACCAGCCGGTTATTGGAGTCGAATTCATACGATTTGAACGAATTCACCGAAGAGACGAGGTCGTACGTCAATACGTTGTTCTCCATCTTGTCCGGCAAACCGAGACGATTGACCACCTGTTCCCGGGTCATGTTCCAGCTCAGGTCTTCCATCGGTTCGTCGTACAGGTCGGAACGCCCCCGGACTGTCACGGAAACCGATGCGTTGTTGGCCGTGATGCGCGTCTGGCCGATTCGCAGACCCGATATGCGTCCCCTCTCCACGGTGGCAACGAATTCGTTGTCGCTGCGCCACGCCACATTATCGGGGTCGCCTGTCTCCACATAGACAATCTGCGTATCGCCCGTACGCATTTCGAGCGCATACTTGTCCAGCGTGATATTGTTGTAATTGCTCTCTTGCTTGCACCCGGCCAGCAGCACTGCGGGCAGTGCTGCCAGCGTCAATACGAACTTTCTCATGCCCATGCCTGATATACGATATTCGTTCTTCATTTTTCTCTGCTTTATCCCTAAGACGCCGGAAACAACCTCTTTGTTGCATACTCCGCCGAAAAAACCTCTTTCCGCAAATTTATCAAATTTTACTTAAAAGCGGGGCGCTTTCCCGTTTTATTGTGCTCCGGCCCGCCGGGGCAGACGGCCGCCAGCGTCCGGACCGATAAAAAGAGCCGCCCCGGTCAGGGAACGGCCCATGCCTGCGTGGCTGTCAGGAGATTATTTGGCGTAACGTTCCTTGTGTTTCTCTATCTGCTTCTTCAGCGCATCTATGGCATTGTCCACCGACTCCTCGAAACTTTTGCTGCGGGCTTCCGCCACCAGGTCGTCACCGGGAACCTCTATCCGGATAATGGCCACCTTGTTACCTTTCTCGTTGTCCTTGTCGAGTTTGAGGATGACATCGGCCCCTGTCGCACGCTCTATGAAACGGTCGAGTTTAGCCATTTTTGCCTCTACGAATTCGATGAGCTTCCTGTCGGCATCGAATTTAACTGCCTGAATCTGTACGTTCATAACTAATCCTCCTAACTTTAAAGCACCCGAAGGCGCCGTTTATCTTTTCGGTACAGGCTTCCGGCCCGACCGGTTCTCTCCTGCAGAGACGGCATCACTTGCGGTTCCCGCGGGGGTGTGCGCCGGCATAAACCTCTTTCAACTGCGCAATGCTGTTGTGGGTATAGACCTGCGTGGCATTCAGGGAACCGTGCCCCAACAACTCCTGTATCTCCCGCAAATCCGCCCCACCGTTCATCAGGTGGGTAGCGAACGTGTGCCGCAGGACGTGCGGACTCCGCTTACCTTGTACTCCGAGCGCCGTCAGCTCCCCGCGCACGATACGGTAAACCTCCGTTCTCGAAATCCGCCTCCCTTGCTCTGTTAAAAATAACGCTTTTTCTCCGGATTTGCAAATATCGTCCCGTTTTATCGCTGCCATATATTCGAACAACCGCCGCCTCAGTTCCGGGACGACGGGCACCATCCTTTCCCGGTCGCCCTTCCCCGTCACATGCAGTTCACGGAACTCCGGACCGAAATCGGTCCGGTCTATCGCAATCAGCTCCGCAAGCCTTATCCCCGTAGCGTACAAAAAGAGTACCACCAATGCGTCGCGCATACTGCGGAAATCCGTCGCCTCCTCCATCTCGGCCGACAATTCGCCGACAAGCGCCGCCATCCGCCCCTCCGGTATAAACGACGGGAGCAGGGCAGGCGTCTTGAGCGACGAGACTTTCGCAAAGGGATTCCCCGCAACAATCCCCTCCCGCAGCAGGTATTTGAAGAAAGAGCTGCAGGCGGAGAGCATCCGGTTGATACTCGACGGCTTCAGCCCGCTTTCCGAAAGCGCCACTATCCACTCTCGAATATCGTCGGCAGTCAGCAGCGACGGGTCGAACGTTCCCTCCTCCGTCCCGAGAAAATCGAGCAGCATCCCGATGTCGCGACGGTAGCTCTTCACCGTATTGGGCGAATAGCGCCTGACGCGCTCTATGTAGGCGAGATATGCTTCCGCGAGGTCGGTCATGACAAAAAAGATTAAACAGAACCCCTGTCGGCACGCTTACGGACGCGAAGCATCCGTAAGAACGCCCCTCTTTTTACAGGATAACGGCAACAGGGGCCGTATATTTCATCCGCCGCGTTTTTTACCGCAGACGCATCAGGGTCGGACGGCTGGTCGTATCTTACGGAAACGCAGCTTTATCACCCCCCAGAACGCTTCTCCGAAGATGCCGCTGCTCATCTTCGACACCCCGGCCGTGCGGTCCATGAAGATGATGGAAACCTCCCGGATACTGAAACCGAGACGCCATGCCGTATATTTCATCTCTATCTGGAAACCGTAGCCTTTCATCTGTACCGCATCGAGGTCGATGGCTTCCAGCACCTCGCGGGAATAGCAGACGAATCCGGCCGTTGCGTCGCGGACGGGCATTCCCGTCACGGTACGCACATACGACGAGGCACAGTAGGACATCAGCAACCGCGACATGGGCCAGTTCACCACGTTCACCCCCTGTATGTAACGCGAACCCACCACGACGTCCGCCCCGCCGAGAGCGGCACGGTAAAGGCGCAGCAGGTCGTCCGGATTGTGCGAAAAGTCGCAGTCCATCTCAAACACGTAGTCGTACCCTTCGGCAAGCGCCCATCGGAAGCCCGTCAGGTAGGCGGTACCCAGGCCGAGTTTGCCGGAACGCTCCAATAGAAAGAGCCTGCCGGGAAACTCCGCCTGTCTGCCGCGCACGATATCGGCCGTCCCGTCGGGCGAGGCATCGTCGATGACGAGCAGGTCGAACGCTTCCGGCAACGAAAAAACCTTGTCAATCATGGCCGACACGTTCTCCCTTTCAAGATAGGTCGGTATTATCACGAGTTTTCGCATGTATGGTCAAGCTATTGGTCAGTTCCCCGAAGACAAACTTACGGAAAATCGCCGGAATAAACGAACGCAAACTCGGGAAATAATACCCGGCCGCCGTTCGACCGGACATCCGCCGCCGGCTCCTTCCGCCGGCCCTCCTCCTCAACGACTCAACAGCCTGCCGTTGTCGTTCCATTCGCCGTAGAGAATCCCCGCACGGGTACATTCGACGAACTTCTCCAGCCTGCGACGGAAAAGTTCCGGTTCCTTCCGTTTTATCCGGATGGTGTCTATCCTTACCCGTCTGTAAAGTTCGGGCAATCCGCAGAAATGTTCCCAGACGACCGGGTCGGCACGCAACGCCCGCAGGATATCCTCGTCCGCGACGAATCCCGCCTGCGTCATATCCGGCAATACGGCACGCCCCGCATCGGTCATCAGCCCCAGCCGCTCCAGCCTCCGGCATCGCTCCTTGTTCAGCTCCGACCAGGCACTGCCCGGACGGCGGGGACACAGCCGCTGCACCGTCGCTCCCGACGGGAGCTTTTTCACCGTGCTGTCAATCCAGCCGAAACACAACGCCTCCTCCACGGCATCCACATACCAGAATGTGCCGTCATCGACCGGCCGACCCCGCCTGACCGCCACCCAGCACTCCTTCTCCCGCCGATGATTCTCCGATAGCCATGCCCGAAGCTCCCGCCGGGACTTCGCATCCAACAGATTCCTTATCTCCATCAACCAAACGCTCTCCGTTTTCCGTCTCCAAAGGTATGGATAATCCGTGAGACCGAAAGAATGCTGTTCCGAAATCGGGGAAGCGGGAGGCTTTCGTGCTGTAAATGGAGCGGAATTGCTTACCTTTGGGAGCGAAAACCAAAGCCTCGTCAAGCAGCAATGACTTTTGAAGTGGAACACAGGGCGGCAGGCAGCGCGGCCCGGGCGGGACGGTTCACCACCGACCACGGAACCGTCGAGACTCCCGTCTTCATGCCGGTCGGCACGGCCGCGAGCGTCAAAGGCGTTTTCCACCGCGACCTGGCCGAAGCGGGAGCGCGCATCATCCTCGCCAACACCTACCATCTCTACCTGCGGCCGGGCATGGAGGTCATCGAAGCGGCGGGAGGCGTCCACCGTTTCTGCACATGGGACAAACCGATGCTGACCGACAGCGGCGGTTTCCAGGTATTCTCGCTCGCGCAGTGCCGCAAGCTGACCGAAGAGGGGTGCCGTTTCAGCTCCCATATCGACGGCTCGCGCCACCTCTTCACCCCCGAAAACGTCATCGACACCCAGCGCACCATCGGAGCCGATATCATGATGGCATTCGACGAATGCCCCCCCGGCGACTCGCCGCGCGACTATGCGGCAAAATCGCTGCTTCTCACCCAACGCTGGCTGGAACGCTGCTTCGAACGCTATGCCGCCACTGCGCCGAAATACGGCCACAGACAGTCGCTCTTCCCCATCGTACAGGGGTGCACCTATCCCGACCTGCGGGCCGGAGCGGCGGAGTTCGTGCAGCAGTTCGGTGCGGACGGCTATGCCATCGGCGGCCTCGCCGTCGGAGAACCCGCCCCGGTGATGTACGAGATGATAGAAATCGTGAACGGCATACTTCCACAGGACAAACCCCGTTATCTGATGGGGGTGGGAACTCCGGTGAACATCCTCGAGGCGATAGACCGCGGCGTGGACATGTTCGACTGCGTGATGCCCACCCGCAACGGACGCAACGGGATGCTCTTCACTTCGGAGGGCATCATCAACATCCGCAACCAGAAGTGGCGCGAGGACTTCTCGCCCATAGACCCCATGGGACACTGCTTCGCGGATACGCTCTACTCGAAAGCCTATCTGCGTCACCTGGCCGTTTCGGGTGAGATGCTGGCGGCGCAAATCGCATCGCTGCACAACATCGCCTTCTACATGTGGCTCGTGGACGAGGCACGGCGGCGCATCGCCGACGGCACTTTCGCGGAGTGGAAACGCGGGATGGTTGTAAAATTGACACGGAGGTTGTAACTTTGGCTTGTTTCCCGGTCGGGAAGCACCTTTTGCGACAAAGGCATGGCAGACAGGAAAAGAATAAAATTCCCCGGATTCAAGATACTCGACGGGTATATCACCCGGAAGTTTCTGGGTACCTATGTGTTCGCCATCGCACTCATCATCGTCATCGTCGTAGTATTCGACGCGGTGGAGAAGATGGACGACTTCATCACCACGAAAGCATCGCTCAAAGCTGTCGCACTGGACTACTACCTCAACTTCATCCCTTACTTCATCAACCAGTTCAGCGGCCTGTTCACCTTCATCGCCGTCATCTTCTTCACCTCGAAAATGGCGTACCAGACGGAAATCATCGCCATCCTTTCGAGCGGCGTCAGCTTCCGCAGACTCATGTGGCCCTATTTCCTTTCGGCCATGCTCATCACGATGCTCTCCCTGAGCCTCAACCTGTGGGTGATACCCAACGCCAACGCCCGGCGAGTGGAGTTCGAACGGCAGCATCTCACCAAAAACGCCTATATCCGCTACGAACGCCACATCTACCGTCAGGTCTACCCGGGCACTTTCGCCTACATCCGCAGTTACAACGGAACGACGGAGAAAGCCTCCTACCTCGCCATCGAGAAGTACGAAGGCAGCCGCATGGTGGCGTCGCTCGAAGCCTCGGACGTGAAATTCAATCCCGACACGAAGCATTGGACAGCAGCGAAATACCTGACGCGCAGCTTCGACGAGAACAACGTGGAGAAACTCGAAAAAAAGGAGAAGCTCGACACCATGATAAACCTCGATGTGCTGGAACTCGGCAAGCTGGAGGACATCATCCAGACCATGAGCATCGGGCAGCTCAACCGGTTCATCGTCGAACAGAAGGCCAAAGGCTCCGACATGGTCTCGATGTTCGAGGTGGAACGGCAAAACCGTTTCGCCTACCCGATGGCTACCTTCGTGCTGACGGTCATTGGCGTCTCGCTCTCCTCCCGCAAGGTGCGGGGCGGGACGGGCCTGCACATCGGCGTAGGTATCGGACTCTGTTTCACCTACATCCTCGTCTGCAAGTTCGCAGCCGAATTCGCCAAAAGCAGCACCTTCTTCTCCCCCATCCTGCTCGTCTGGCTGCCAGACATATTCTACGCCTTCATCGCGCTCTACCTTTACAAGAAAGCGCCGAAATAGTACGGCATCCGGCCCGGAAGTGATAAAATGATACTTCACAAGGGCATTTTGTAAATTTTTGTAGCTAAAAAGGATAACTACACGTAAAAATAGCTACATTTGCAGAATTGGGGGATTACCAATCCGACAGCTAAACAAATTAAAACCAGACATAGGTTCTTTAAATTAACCTCATTCAGACTATGGATATCACGACTGCCCAACTGTCGGGCAAAACACGAGAAGAACACGACCTGATAGGTTACATGCAGGTTCCGGAAGAGTATTACTTCGGCGTGCAGACGATGCGCGGTATGGAGAATTTCCATATCAGCCGCGTAAGGCTCAGCTTTTTCCCGGAAATCATCAAGGCCCTGGCCGACGTGAAAGAGGCCGCCGCACTGGCGAACCGCGACCTGGGACTGCTCGACAAAAAGACTGCCGACGCCATCGTAGAGGCATGCCGCATGGTACGCGACGGCAAGTTCGACGACCAGTTCGTTGTGGACATGGTACAGGGCGGAGCCGGCACCTCCACCAACATGAACGCCAACGAGGTCATCGCCAACATCGCCCTCGAACTGATGGGCCACAAGAAGGGCGAATACAAATACTGCCACCCCAATAACCACGTCAATCTGTCGCAGTCCACCAACGACGCCTACCCTACGGCCATGAAGATAGCCCTCATCCGCAGCATCGCCAAGCTGGAGGACTCCCTCAAACAGCTCGTGGAGGCTTTCCGTGCCAAGGGCGTAGAGTTCGCCGACGTCATCAAGATGGGACGCACGCAGTTGCAGGACGCCGTACCGATGACACTCGGGCAGGAGTTCGAAGCCTATGCAGCGAACCTCTCCGAAGAGATGGAGCGGCTGGAACAGAACTACAAGCTCTTCTATGAGATGAACATGGGTGCCACCGCAATCGGTACGGGTATCAATGCCGACCCGGACTATCCGGCCATCTGCGAAAAGTATCTGCGTGAAATCACGGGCCTGCCGATGGTGGTCGCATCGAACATGATAGAGGCGACGAACGACACCGGTGCATTCGTCATGAACTCCTCGGCGCTGAAACGTCTCGCCGTGAAGCTCTCCAAGATATGCAACGACCTGCGTCTGCTCTCTTCCGGCCCCCGCTGCGGTCTGAACGAAATCAACCTGCCGCCCCGCCAGCCGGGTTCGTCCATCATGCCGGGCAAGGTGAATCCCGTCATTCCGGAAGTCGTGAACCAGGTGGCTTTCCGCGTTATCGGCAACGACCTGACCGTCACGATGGCCGCCGAAGCGGGTCAGCTCGAACTGAACGTCATGGAGCCCATCATCATCCACTGTCTCTTCGAGAGCATCGAAATGCTGGCCAATGCGATGAACACACTGCGCGAGAAGTGCGTGACCGGCATCACGGCCAACAAGGAAGTGTGCCGCAACATGGTGTACAACAGCATCGGGCTCGTTACGGCCCTCAATCCCTACCTCGGCTATGAAACTTCGACCATGCTGGCCAAGGAGGCGCTCAACAGCGGCAAGGGCATCTACGACCTCGTGCTCGAACACAAACTCATGAGCAAGGAGGAGCTCGACAACATCCTGCGTCCGGAGAATATGGTAAAACCCCGGAAGTTCCTCAGGAAGTAACGCCGACCAATCACCTACACAGAGGGGCGGGAAGATGAACTTCCCGCCCCTCTGTGCATTTCAAACAGTCCCCTTCATTCCCGGACTGCGGCAGCCCGGCATGCGGTCGGAAAACGTGCCGCACGGCCTTCTTCATAATACGCCCGCACCCTTCGCGCCACATTGTGCCGCAGGTTGCCGAAATAGATGTTCAGTTCCTGCACATGGTAATTTCCCAGCGGTGCTACGGGGGCTATGGCCGGAATGAAATGCTCCTCCGGAACAAGACCGTCCACGATGAGCGTACAGGAGGCCGTATCGATACGTGCCGTCACGGGTTCCACCTGCCGGGCGACCGTCCCGTCCGGATTGAGGAAAAGCGTACCGAGGTTCTCCTCCGGCCGGGAGGGAAGAGCATCCGTCCGCCAGTTCATCGGATTGATGCAGGCACGGTTTCCCCGAAAGAGCGGAGAGAGCGCAGAGGTATCCGCCACACTGTTGATACATATCACGACACCTGTATCGAGCGAGTCGGCGGCAGGCACGACATACCGCGCTCCCTCCAACTCTCCGTCGGTAATCCGGTACCCGACCACGTAAGCGGCCACCAACCGGCCGTAAAGACTGTCGTTCATCTCCTCCTTCAACAGCTCCAACACGCACCGGGCTCCCTGGCTGTGTCCCGCCAATACGAAAGGCCGGCCCCCGTTGACGTGCTCCAGATAGTAACGGAAAGCCTCCCGTACATCTTCCATCGCCACGGCGAACCTTGCCCCGATAACCGAATCGGGCTCGAACCACGACTCCATGGTAATCTGCCGGTAATAAGGCGCGTAGAAACGGTTGCCTTCGGCGAACACGCGCTCGGCCAGTCTGAGCGGCGCCTGCAGATTGGCACGCTGCACGGTATCGTACACATCCATCTGCCAATGCACGGTGCCGTCGGCATCCGTCCGTCCCCAATTGCAGGTCGGGGCGATGTAAAACACATCGGCATTCTCCGCCGAAGCCGCCGTACCGCCCCGATACCACATGTCGGCCCGACCGTAATCCAATCCGGCCGCTCCCCGTTCCGCCCCTGCTCCCGGCTGGCAGGCGACTGCCGCCAGCAGAAGGAGAGCGAAAAACATGTACCTTCGAATCGTCTTCATCTCTTCTCCTTTTGAAAAAAGCGGGACGACATTACGCCGCCCCGCCGTTCGATGAGTGACAACACTACACTCTTATTTCAGCTTCGGACCTGCGGCGACAAGCGATTTGCCCTCCGCATTGCCGGTAAACTTCTCGAAGTTCTTGATGAACCGGCCGGCAAGGTCTTCCGCTCTCCTGTTCCACTCGGCCGCGTCGGCATAAGTATCGCGCGGGTCGAGAATTGCAGGGTCTACGCCCGGGAGTGCGGTCGGCACCGTAAAGTCGAAATAAGGAATCTGCTTGGTCGGGGCCTTGTCTATCGAGCCGTCGAGGATGGCGTCGATGATGCCGCGTGTATCCCTGATGGAGATACGTTTGCCCGTACCATTCCAGCCGGTGTTCACGAGGTAGGCCTTCGCACCCGATTTCTCCATGCGTTTTACGAGCTCTTCGCCGTACTTGGTAGGGTGAAGCGAGAGGAACGCCGCACCGAAACATGCCGAGAAAGTCGGTGTCGGCTCGGTGATACCGCGCTCGGTACCCGCCAGCTTCGCGGTAAAACCGGAGAGGAAGTAGTATTTCGTCTGCTCCGGAGTGAGGATCGAAACGGGAGGCAGCACACCGAACGCATCCGCCGACAGGAAGATAACACGCTCCGCAGCCGGGCCCTTGGATACGGGCTTCACGATGTTGTTGATGAAGTATATCGGATAGGACACGCGGGTATTCTCGGTCACGCTCTTGTCGGCGAAGTCGATATGCCCCTCCTTGTCCACCGTCACGTTCTCAAGCAGCGCATCGCGCTTGATGGCGTGCCAGATATCCGGCTCGCTCTCCTTGTCGAGGTTGATGACCTTCGCGTAGCAGCCGCCCTCGAAGTTGAACACGCCCTGGTCGTCCCAGCCGTGCTCGTCGTCGCCGATGAGCAGGCGTTTCGGGTCGGTCGAAAGGGTGGTCTTGCCCGTACCCGAGAGGCCGAAGAAGATGGCCGTATTCTTGCCCTCCTTGTCGGTGTTGGCCGAACAGTGCATCGAAGCGATGCCCTTGAGCGGCAGGAGATAGTTCATGTAGGAGAACATGCCCTTCTTCATCTCGCCGCCATACCACGTATTGATGATGACCTGCACCTTTTCGGTCAGGTTGAAGACGACGGCCGTTTCGGAATTGAGGCCGAGCTCCTTATAGTTCGTTACCTTCGCCTTGGAAGCATTCATCACCACGAAGTCGGGTTCGCCGTAGTTCTCCAGCTCCTCTTCGGTCGGACGGATGAACATGTTCTTCACGAAGTGGGCCTGCCATGCCACCTCCATGATGAAACGTATCTTGAGGCGGGTATTCGCATTGGCGCCGCAGAAAGTATCCATCACGAAGAGCTTCTTGTTGGAGAGCTCGTTCGTGGCAATCTTCTTGAGCTCCTTCCACGCCTCCTCGCTCACGGGCTTGTTGTCGTTCTTATACTCGTCGCTGGTCCACCAGATGGTATCGCGCGTCGTGTCGTCCATCACGAAGAACTTGTCCTTGGGCGAACGGCCGGTATATTCGCCGGTCATCACATTCACCGCACCGGTATCGGTCAGTTGGCCCCGTTCGTAACCGGTGAGGGCCGGGTTCATCTCCTCCTCGAAAAGCCGTTCGTACGACGGATTGTACAGTATCTCCGGGGTTCCGGTGATACCATACTTGGTCAAATCAATCTTCTTTGCCATAATCTTCTGTATATTATGTGTTTATGCTATTCTCACCTGTTATATGCGCCTCCGGACACCCGGAACGGTCCGGTCTGCGAATCCGGTTATATAACTCTTTCCCGCCGGAATTATTGTTAGCACACTAACAACGGCGCAAAGATATGGAATAATTCCGTCTTGCGGTACTAATTCCACCGTATAAAATCGACTTTTTTTACCGTACCGGAAACCGGGAATACCTATCTGCATATCTTCCCCCACCGCATAATGACGGCAGCGGCGGCCATTATTACGGTTTTTTTGCTAACTTTCGCACGTTTTTTGTGTTCAGCACCTTACGAAATCGAAACACACCATCATTCCACCCAGAAATGGCCGCATTGTACATCCATATCCCGTTCTGCAAAACGCGCTGCAACTATTGCGATTTTTATAAAAGCACATCCTGTGCCAAAACGGAGGATTACATAGAAGCCCTCGAAAGGGAGATGGAGTACCGGCGCGGCTATTTCGGCGACACCCCGGTAGACACGGTATTCTTCGGCGGGGGTACCCCGTCGCTTCTTCCGCCCGCCCTGCTCCAGCGGCTCATCGACAAGGCCCGCTCGCTCTGGAATCTGGAAGAGGTATCGGAAATCACGGTCGAGGCGAATCCCGACGACATCACCGAACACTATCTGGACGAACTCGCCCGTACCGACATCAACCGGCTCAGTTTCGGCGTACAGTCCTTCATCGACCGTGACCTCAAGCTGCTCGGCAGACGGCACAACGCCCAACAGGCGGTAGAGGCCATCCGGGCGGCCCAGGCAAAGGGGTTCGGCAACATTTCGCTCGACCTCATCTTCGGCATCCCCGGCATGTCGCTCCGCGAGTGGGAAAACAATGTCCTGCGTGCCGTAATACTCGGCGTACAGCACATCTCGGCCTACTGCCTGACCATCTCCGACAACACCGTCTTCGGCGACATGGCGGAGGCGGGAACGCTCATACCTGCCAGCGACGAAATATGTGAGGAGCAGTTCATGATATGCCACCGCATTCTGACCGACAGCGGTTTCTGTCACTACGAAATCTCCAACTATGCCCGCGGCGAAGAGTTCCGCTCGCTGCACAACTGGGCCTACTGGTGCGGCAAAACCTATCTCGGCCTCGGCCCATCGGCCCACTCCTACGATGGGGACCAACGTATCTACTCGGTCAACAACCTCGAAAAGTACATCGACCTGGCCGGTACCGACCGGATATACGGACGGGAAATCCTCTCCCGCATAGACAAGTACAACGAATATATCATGA
Proteins encoded:
- a CDS encoding AI-2E family transporter yields the protein MAELDDTIRKNNLFFRQLLFLSVLILMGVVMLRELSFIIGSFLGAITLYIVFRPLQYRLIDRYRWRPWLASLLLVFLALLVLAGLLFGVFRVVSAEIINIDFKSLLSGLDNVVEKINRELPFNLIPASYLSDSSAYLTKAAGSIINTTYSFVINILFTIIILYFMLANARTLERRLGRYNPFKGDSRAVVTKEVSDIIYSNAVGIPIIMLGQGLTAALIYWLFGIQHIAFWAFLTAIAGLIPVVGSIIVSVPLGISIIMQGHLWQGILLMLCGMLVIANVDNLIRIFLNKKMTDTHPLIVIFGVFMGIPLFGFWGIIFGPLLISIFLLLIKIYYHEFKLMTPQEIKEERMDELSAKSGQGRKGLRFGKRRK
- the hpf gene encoding ribosome hibernation-promoting factor, HPF/YfiA family: MNVQIQAVKFDADRKLIEFVEAKMAKLDRFIERATGADVILKLDKDNEKGNKVAIIRIEVPGDDLVAEARSKSFEESVDNAIDALKKQIEKHKERYAK
- a CDS encoding tyrosine-type recombinase/integrase produces the protein MTDLAEAYLAYIERVRRYSPNTVKSYRRDIGMLLDFLGTEEGTFDPSLLTADDIREWIVALSESGLKPSSINRMLSACSSFFKYLLREGIVAGNPFAKVSSLKTPALLPSFIPEGRMAALVGELSAEMEEATDFRSMRDALVVLFLYATGIRLAELIAIDRTDFGPEFRELHVTGKGDRERMVPVVPELRRRLFEYMAAIKRDDICKSGEKALFLTEQGRRISRTEVYRIVRGELTALGVQGKRSPHVLRHTFATHLMNGGADLREIQELLGHGSLNATQVYTHNSIAQLKEVYAGAHPRGNRK
- a CDS encoding polyprenol monophosphomannose synthase, with product MRKLVIIPTYLERENVSAMIDKVFSLPEAFDLLVIDDASPDGTADIVRGRQAEFPGRLFLLERSGKLGLGTAYLTGFRWALAEGYDYVFEMDCDFSHNPDDLLRLYRAALGGADVVVGSRYIQGVNVVNWPMSRLLMSYCASSYVRTVTGMPVRDATAGFVCYSREVLEAIDLDAVQMKGYGFQIEMKYTAWRLGFSIREVSIIFMDRTAGVSKMSSGIFGEAFWGVIKLRFRKIRPAVRP
- a CDS encoding YdeI/OmpD-associated family protein — its product is MEIRNLLDAKSRRELRAWLSENHRREKECWVAVRRGRPVDDGTFWYVDAVEEALCFGWIDSTVKKLPSGATVQRLCPRRPGSAWSELNKERCRRLERLGLMTDAGRAVLPDMTQAGFVADEDILRALRADPVVWEHFCGLPELYRRVRIDTIRIKRKEPELFRRRLEKFVECTRAGILYGEWNDNGRLLSR
- the tgt gene encoding tRNA guanosine(34) transglycosylase Tgt, yielding MTFEVEHRAAGSAARAGRFTTDHGTVETPVFMPVGTAASVKGVFHRDLAEAGARIILANTYHLYLRPGMEVIEAAGGVHRFCTWDKPMLTDSGGFQVFSLAQCRKLTEEGCRFSSHIDGSRHLFTPENVIDTQRTIGADIMMAFDECPPGDSPRDYAAKSLLLTQRWLERCFERYAATAPKYGHRQSLFPIVQGCTYPDLRAGAAEFVQQFGADGYAIGGLAVGEPAPVMYEMIEIVNGILPQDKPRYLMGVGTPVNILEAIDRGVDMFDCVMPTRNGRNGMLFTSEGIINIRNQKWREDFSPIDPMGHCFADTLYSKAYLRHLAVSGEMLAAQIASLHNIAFYMWLVDEARRRIADGTFAEWKRGMVVKLTRRL